The DNA sequence GTGTATTACATGTTCTCGTGGAAAGTACGAGCGATAACTTCTAATTGGTGTGCTTTAGACAAACGAACGAAGTTTACAGCGTAACCAGAAACACGAATAGTCAATTGAGGATATTCTTCTGGGTTTTCGTAAGCGTCCATCAAAGTTTCACGGTTCAATACGTTTACGTTCAAGTGGTGAGCCATTTCAGCTTCAGTTTCACCGTTGAAGTAACCGTCCATCATGTTCACCAAGTTTACGATTTGATCCTTACGATCAGCACCCAAAGCTTTAGGAACAATAGAGAATGTGTTAGAGATACCGTCTTGAGCATCATTGTAGTCCAATTTAGCTACAGAGTTCAATGAAGCAACAGCACCTGTTTTGTCACGTCCGTGCATTGGGTTAGCACCTGGAGCGAAAGCTTCACCAGCTTTACGGCCATCAGGAGTAGCACCCGTTTTCTTACCGTACATTACGTTTGAAGTAATGGTCAACAATGACATTGTTGGAACCGCGTTACGGTAAGTTTTATGTTTCTTCAATTGCTCGAAGAAGTAGTGTGTGATCTCTTTAGCGATTGTATCTACAGATTCGATATCGTTACCGAACTCAGGATATTCACCTTCAGTTTTGAAATCAACAGCCAAACCTTGCTCGTTACGAACAGCAGTTACTTTAGCATTTTTAATCGCAGACAATGAATCGGCGATGATAGAAATACCAGCAGCACCGTAAGCCATATCGATACCTGGCTCAGTGTCCAAGAATGCAAATTGTGCTTTTTCGTAGTAGTAGTGATCGTGAGTGTAGTGGATGATGTTCATCGACTTCACATATACACGAGCAACTTCGTCCATCGCTTTCTTGAAACGATCCATTACTTCGTCGTAGTTCAATACGTCAGAAGTCAATGGCTCGATACCTTCGATACAAGTTACACCGTCTTTTTCTTCACGACCGCCGTTGATAGCCAACAACAATGTCTTAGGAAGGTTAGTACGTGCACCAAAGAACTGGATACGCTTACCGATAGTTTGTTGAGATACACAACAAGCGATACCGTAATCATCAGATCCGCGGTTTGGACGCATCAAGTCATCATTTTCGTACTGTACAGATGAAGTATCGATAGATACCTGAGCACAGAATTCTTTGAAACCTTGAGGCAATGCTTCAGACCAAAGTACAGTCAAGTTTGGCTCAGGAGATGGTCCCAAGTTGTACAATGTCTGCAAGAAACGGAATGAAGATTTTGTTACTTTAGTACGGCCGTCGTTGAATTGACCACCAATAGACTCAGTTACCCATGTTGGGTCACCACCGAAGATCTCATCGTAAGCACCTGGACGCAAGTGACGAACCATACGCAATTTCATTACGAAGTGGTCAACGATCTCTTGTGCACCTGACTCATCCAAAGTACCGTCAGCCAAATCTTTCTCGAAGAAGATGTCCAAGAAAGAAGAAACGTTACCCAAAGACATTGCAGCACCATCTTGTTCTTTGATGGCTGCCAAGTAAGCGAAGTATACCCACTGAGTAGCTTCTTTTGCAGTAGTTGCAGGAGCAGATACGTCGAAACCGTAGAATCCAGCCAATACCTCGATGTCTTTCAATGCATTGATTTGCATTGTAACTTCTTGGCGAAGACGCACTTGGTGAGCGATATCCTCTCCAGATACTTCAATAGCGTTGAAATCAGCTGTTTTAGCTGCAATCAAAGCAGTAGTACCATATAAAGCCAAACGACGGTAGTCACCAATTATACGACCACGTGCGTAGTTATCTGGCAAACCAGTCAATACACCCTTAGAACGGAATGTACGGATCTCTTTGTCATAAGCGTTAAATACCGCTTGGTTGTGATCAGTAACATATTTAAAGATCTCAGTTACCTGAGGATCAACAGTCATTCCACGCTCTTTAACAGCGTTTTCAACCACGCGGTATCCACCGTAAGGCTTCATCGCGCGCTTTAGCAATTCGTCAGTCTGAAGACCTACGATTTGCTCTTCACCCTCAATAATGTACCCAGCTTTGTGGCTTGTAGTAGAAGAGATTGTATGCGTATCGATGTCACGACATCCGTCATTCGCACGCTCTTCTTTCATACCTGCTGCACAAGCTTCCCAAAGTTTTTTGGTTGCTTCTGTTGGACCAGCAAGGAATGAGGCATCTCCTTCATAAGGAGTGATATTCAATTCTACGAAGCTTTTTGGATCAATTGTAGTAGACCAAGCACCTTCTTTAAAGCCGAGTTTTTTAACTTCTGCCATTTCTAAGGAATTTATATTTAAAAGGTATTTTTAAATTATTTGTTAAGCAGCTCTCCAGTTTCAGTAACTACAGAGTCTGACTTGTTTTCGTTTTGATCAACATTTTTCAGGTAAATGTACCAGTAGGCTAATCCCACAAATACAAATCCGCCGACAATGTTGCCTAATGTTGCTACAATCAGGTTATTTCCGATGAACTGTCCCCAAGTGATTGGAGCGCCACAGAAAATCGCTGCAGGTATAATATACATATTTGCAACGCAGTGTTCAAACCCAAAGGTGACAAATGTCATCACTGGAAGCCAAATACAAAAGATCTTGCTGAAAGTATCCTTTGCAGAGTAAGCCATCCAGGCAGCCATACAAACCATCCAGTTTGCGCCAACGGCTTTTACAAATGTTACCCAAAGGTGTGCTTCATTTGCCTGACTTGGTAGTGTTCCTACTTTGTGTTCCGCAATATGAAACATATAAGTAAGTGCTGCACCATGGAAGAATCCGATTTCTTTAGTAAAGAACCAAGCGACCAAGACTCCGCCGACAATGTTTCCTGCATAAACC is a window from the Persicobacter psychrovividus genome containing:
- a CDS encoding formate/nitrite transporter family protein, with product MALLKPKEIAKVFSDSAYEKNGHSTGRLFLLSIIGGAFIALGFMLAIQIAGGSPSLDPGMKSFILGCTFPVGFIMCMIGGGEIFTSACAAMPIPFFRKQTSFLPVLRVWGLVYAGNIVGGVLVAWFFTKEIGFFHGAALTYMFHIAEHKVGTLPSQANEAHLWVTFVKAVGANWMVCMAAWMAYSAKDTFSKIFCIWLPVMTFVTFGFEHCVANMYIIPAAIFCGAPITWGQFIGNNLIVATLGNIVGGFVFVGLAYWYIYLKNVDQNENKSDSVVTETGELLNK
- the pflB gene encoding formate C-acetyltransferase; its protein translation is MAEVKKLGFKEGAWSTTIDPKSFVELNITPYEGDASFLAGPTEATKKLWEACAAGMKEERANDGCRDIDTHTISSTTSHKAGYIIEGEEQIVGLQTDELLKRAMKPYGGYRVVENAVKERGMTVDPQVTEIFKYVTDHNQAVFNAYDKEIRTFRSKGVLTGLPDNYARGRIIGDYRRLALYGTTALIAAKTADFNAIEVSGEDIAHQVRLRQEVTMQINALKDIEVLAGFYGFDVSAPATTAKEATQWVYFAYLAAIKEQDGAAMSLGNVSSFLDIFFEKDLADGTLDESGAQEIVDHFVMKLRMVRHLRPGAYDEIFGGDPTWVTESIGGQFNDGRTKVTKSSFRFLQTLYNLGPSPEPNLTVLWSEALPQGFKEFCAQVSIDTSSVQYENDDLMRPNRGSDDYGIACCVSQQTIGKRIQFFGARTNLPKTLLLAINGGREEKDGVTCIEGIEPLTSDVLNYDEVMDRFKKAMDEVARVYVKSMNIIHYTHDHYYYEKAQFAFLDTEPGIDMAYGAAGISIIADSLSAIKNAKVTAVRNEQGLAVDFKTEGEYPEFGNDIESVDTIAKEITHYFFEQLKKHKTYRNAVPTMSLLTITSNVMYGKKTGATPDGRKAGEAFAPGANPMHGRDKTGAVASLNSVAKLDYNDAQDGISNTFSIVPKALGADRKDQIVNLVNMMDGYFNGETEAEMAHHLNVNVLNRETLMDAYENPEEYPQLTIRVSGYAVNFVRLSKAHQLEVIARTFHENM